A part of Ammospiza caudacuta isolate bAmmCau1 chromosome 5, bAmmCau1.pri, whole genome shotgun sequence genomic DNA contains:
- the LOC131557752 gene encoding WW domain-binding protein 11-like produces MLQSPTQLCRSLLELLHVSVTLPEEPRPGHNTNAGQRGSITSLDLQATLFLRHSRKVDALGRALPAEPFSGSQEHCQEPFPALLSLPPSAAKLFCPRAAGSPAGQRLRPPDVTGRSPGTAGGHPPGPGRSPELSPELLPIPPGSRGSPGALRGPGPGPAPARAPHLPPAAAPSRPAPLPPARGVTSGRTEAPQGRPGRGT; encoded by the coding sequence atgctccagtcccctACCCAGCTTTGTCGCTCTCTGCTGGAGCTCCTCCATGTGTCTGTCACACTCCCTGAGGAGCCCAGACCTGGACACAACACCAAcgctgggcagaggggcagcatcaCCTCCCTCGACCTGCAGGCAACGCTCTTCCTAAGGCACTCACGAAAAGTGGATGCGCTAGGAAGAGCATTGCCTGCAGAACCATTTTCAGGTTCTCAAGAGCATTGCCAAGAaccatttccagccctgctgtccctccctcccagcgCCGCCAAACTCTTCTGCCCAAGAGCCGCCGGGTCTCCCGCCGGGCAGCGCCTGCGGCCCCCAGACGTGACAGGCCGCAGCCCCGGCACAGCCGGAGGGCACCCACCGGGGCCCGGCCGCTCTCCGGAGCTGTCCCCGGAGCTGCTCCCGATCCCGCCCGGGTCCCGGGGCTCCCCCGGGGCTCTGAGggggcccgggcccggccccgcccccgcgcgCGCTCCTCACCTGCCGCCCGCGGCCGCGCCCTCGCGCCCCGCGCCGCTTCCGCCCGCCCGCGGCGTCACTTCCGGGAGGACCGAGGCTCCTCAGGGCCGCCCCGGGCGGGGAACGTGA